The following are encoded together in the Vibrio splendidus genome:
- a CDS encoding flavodoxin family protein: MSINKVGIVFFSKNGATKQVAETIAEGINTQQSNSAQLIEVLSSEIIEGRYDNDDKLSALDSCDAIIFGSPTYMGSPAAQFKSFMDASSGSYCKKAWRNKLAAGFTTGGSLNGEQQQTLLSFFTLACQHGMIWAGLDISKHIDDLGLNRTGSSIGLVASDDQTAESNDNHINSNDLKTAFYFGQRIASLVKKT; the protein is encoded by the coding sequence ATGAGTATCAATAAAGTGGGCATTGTTTTCTTCTCTAAGAATGGAGCGACTAAGCAAGTCGCAGAGACAATCGCTGAAGGCATTAACACTCAACAATCTAACTCAGCACAGCTCATCGAGGTGCTCTCTTCTGAAATAATCGAAGGAAGATATGACAATGACGATAAGCTCAGCGCATTAGACAGCTGTGACGCCATTATCTTTGGCTCCCCGACTTATATGGGTTCACCAGCGGCTCAGTTTAAGAGCTTTATGGATGCGAGCAGTGGTAGCTACTGTAAGAAAGCATGGCGAAATAAGCTCGCTGCAGGTTTCACCACTGGTGGTAGCCTTAACGGTGAACAACAGCAAACCCTACTGAGCTTTTTCACTCTGGCTTGTCAGCATGGCATGATTTGGGCAGGGCTTGATATCTCAAAGCATATTGATGATTTAGGTTTGAATCGCACAGGTTCAAGTATTGGTTTGGTCGCCAGTGATGATCAGACGGCTGAGAGCAACGATAATCACATCAATAGTAATGATCTTAAAACCGCTTTCTATTTTGGCCAACGCATCGCGAGTCTAGTTAAGAAAACCTAA
- the secA gene encoding preprotein translocase subunit SecA — MITKLLTKVIGSRNDRTLRRLRKIVKEINNYEPTFEALSDEELKAKTVEFRERLDKGESLDQLLPEAFATVREASKRVYGMRHFDVQMIGGMVLNAGQIAEMRTGEGKTLTATLPAYLNALPSKGVHVITVNDYLAKRDAETNRPLFEFLGMTVGVNVANMAPPEKKEAYQADILYGTNNEFGFDYLRDNMAFRAEDRVQRERFFAVVDEVDSILIDEARTPLIISGPAEDSSDLYTRINTLIPSLERQDKEDSEEYRGEGHYTMDEKSKQVHLTENGQEFVEELMVKNGLMEEGDTLYSPTNISLLHHVNAALRAHVLFEKNVDYIVTEEGEVVIVDEHTGRTMPGRRWSEGLHQAVEAKEGVKIQNENQTLASITFQNFFRLYEKLSGMTGTADTEAFEFQSIYGLETVVIPTNKPMVRNDMPDVVYRTEEDKFNAIIEDIKDRVAAGQPSLVGTVSIEKSELLSNALKKAKIKHNVLNAKFHEMEAEIVAQAGMPSAVTIATNMAGRGTDIVLGGSWQAQIEKLDNPTKEQIDKIKADWRVVHDTVLESGGLHIIGTERHESRRIDNQLRGRSGRQGDAGSSRFYLSMEDSLLRIFTSDRMAGLIQSGMDEGEAIESKMLSRSIEKAQRKVEGRNFDIRKQLLEYDDVANDQRKVVYELRDELMSSDDISEMIEHNREDVLASVIDEYIAPQSLEDMWDIAGLQDRLKNDFDLDFDIQGWLDEDDKLYEEALRERILGMAVDSYKQKEEVVGAQVLRNFEKSVMLQTLDGLWKEHLAAMDHLRQGIHLRGYAQKNPKQEYKRESFELFEGLLDVLKTDVVTILSKVRVQQQEEVEKMEAQRQAQAEQAARRAQAQHATAENQLADDEADAASPQTVVRDERKVGRNEPCPCGSGKKYKQCHGKID, encoded by the coding sequence ATGATTACTAAGCTGCTGACAAAGGTAATTGGCAGTCGCAATGACAGAACACTGCGCCGCCTTAGAAAAATTGTAAAAGAAATTAATAACTACGAACCAACGTTTGAAGCACTTTCTGATGAAGAGCTAAAAGCAAAAACGGTTGAGTTTCGTGAGCGCTTAGATAAAGGTGAATCGTTAGATCAACTTCTACCTGAAGCTTTCGCTACGGTACGTGAAGCGTCTAAGCGTGTTTACGGCATGCGTCACTTTGACGTGCAAATGATTGGTGGCATGGTTCTAAATGCTGGCCAAATTGCAGAGATGCGTACTGGTGAAGGTAAGACACTTACCGCAACCCTACCAGCTTATCTAAACGCGCTACCAAGCAAAGGTGTTCACGTAATAACGGTGAACGATTACCTAGCGAAGCGTGATGCGGAAACAAACCGTCCATTATTTGAATTCCTTGGCATGACTGTTGGCGTGAATGTGGCAAACATGGCTCCGCCAGAGAAAAAAGAAGCGTACCAAGCTGACATCCTATACGGAACAAACAACGAGTTTGGTTTTGATTACCTTCGTGACAACATGGCTTTCCGTGCTGAAGACCGAGTTCAACGTGAGCGCTTCTTCGCTGTAGTCGATGAGGTTGACTCCATCTTAATTGATGAAGCTCGTACTCCGTTAATTATCTCTGGCCCAGCTGAAGATAGTTCTGACCTTTATACGCGCATTAACACTCTAATTCCTTCTCTAGAGCGTCAAGATAAAGAAGATTCAGAAGAGTACCGTGGTGAAGGTCACTACACCATGGACGAAAAATCAAAACAGGTTCACCTGACTGAAAACGGTCAAGAATTTGTAGAAGAACTAATGGTCAAAAACGGCTTGATGGAAGAGGGTGACACACTTTACTCTCCAACCAATATCAGCCTATTGCACCATGTGAATGCTGCGCTTCGTGCACACGTATTGTTTGAGAAAAACGTCGACTACATCGTTACTGAAGAAGGCGAAGTGGTTATCGTTGATGAACATACTGGTCGTACTATGCCAGGTCGTCGTTGGTCTGAAGGTTTACACCAAGCTGTTGAAGCTAAAGAAGGTGTGAAGATTCAGAATGAAAACCAAACTCTAGCATCGATTACATTCCAGAACTTCTTCCGACTGTACGAAAAACTGTCAGGCATGACAGGTACTGCTGATACTGAAGCTTTCGAGTTCCAGTCTATCTACGGCCTAGAAACGGTGGTTATCCCAACCAACAAGCCTATGGTTCGTAACGATATGCCAGATGTGGTTTATCGTACTGAAGAAGACAAGTTCAATGCGATCATTGAAGACATCAAAGACCGTGTTGCGGCTGGTCAGCCATCACTGGTTGGTACGGTTTCTATCGAGAAATCTGAACTGCTGTCTAACGCACTGAAAAAAGCAAAAATTAAGCACAACGTACTAAATGCTAAGTTCCACGAGATGGAAGCTGAGATCGTTGCGCAAGCCGGTATGCCGAGTGCGGTAACTATCGCAACTAACATGGCAGGTCGTGGTACCGATATCGTGTTAGGTGGTAGCTGGCAGGCACAAATTGAGAAGCTAGATAATCCAACGAAAGAGCAGATCGACAAGATCAAAGCTGACTGGAGAGTTGTCCACGATACAGTTCTTGAGTCAGGTGGTCTGCACATCATTGGTACTGAGCGTCATGAATCTCGCCGTATCGATAACCAGCTACGTGGTCGTTCTGGTCGTCAAGGTGATGCAGGTTCTTCTCGTTTCTACCTATCAATGGAAGATTCTCTGCTACGTATCTTTACGTCTGATCGTATGGCTGGTCTTATCCAAAGTGGTATGGACGAAGGCGAAGCGATTGAATCTAAGATGCTGTCTCGCTCAATTGAAAAAGCTCAACGTAAAGTGGAAGGTCGTAACTTCGACATCCGTAAGCAGCTTCTTGAGTACGATGATGTAGCCAATGACCAACGTAAGGTTGTTTATGAGCTACGTGATGAACTGATGAGTTCTGATGACATCAGCGAGATGATCGAACACAACCGTGAAGATGTACTGGCGTCAGTCATTGATGAATACATCGCTCCTCAATCTCTTGAAGACATGTGGGATATCGCGGGTCTGCAAGATCGTCTGAAGAATGACTTCGACCTAGACTTTGATATTCAAGGTTGGTTAGACGAAGACGACAAGCTTTATGAAGAAGCATTGCGTGAGCGTATTCTTGGTATGGCGGTAGATTCGTACAAACAGAAAGAAGAAGTGGTTGGTGCTCAAGTACTGCGTAACTTCGAGAAGTCTGTGATGCTACAAACGCTAGACGGTCTTTGGAAAGAGCACTTGGCTGCGATGGATCACCTTCGTCAAGGTATCCACTTACGTGGTTATGCTCAGAAGAACCCGAAACAAGAGTACAAGCGTGAGTCGTTTGAACTGTTTGAAGGCCTACTCGATGTGCTGAAAACAGATGTTGTTACCATCCTTTCTAAAGTTCGCGTTCAGCAACAAGAAGAAGTTGAAAAGATGGAAGCTCAACGTCAAGCTCAAGCTGAACAAGCGGCGCGTCGTGCACAAGCACAACACGCAACGGCTGAAAACCAGCTAGCTGACGATGAAGCGGATGCGGCATCTCCACAAACGGTAGTACGTGATGAGCGTAAAGTGGGTCGTAACGAACCATGCCCATGTGGAAGTGGTAAGAAGTACAAACAGTGTCACGGTAAAATTGACTAA
- a CDS encoding TSUP family transporter, with translation MEITLEILAILFVVATAAGFIDAMAGGGGLLTLPALLAAGVPPTQALATNKLQSSFGSFSASWYFVRNGIVNIKEMRLAILCTFIGSAIGAELVQHIDASLLTSMIPLLLIAISLYFLLAPQTRASEGKQKMSEAVFALCIGGGVGFYDGFFGPGTGSIFTVCFVAIGHFSLVDATARTKVLNFTSNIAALIFFILAGLPIWELGLVMAVGGFMGAQLGAKVLVTKGQKWIRPLVIVMSMLMASKLLWEQHQQWILSVF, from the coding sequence ATGGAAATCACTCTAGAAATATTGGCTATCTTGTTTGTAGTTGCAACGGCGGCAGGCTTTATTGATGCAATGGCTGGCGGCGGTGGATTATTGACTCTACCAGCATTGCTAGCGGCTGGAGTACCACCAACGCAGGCACTGGCAACCAACAAACTTCAAAGTTCTTTTGGCAGCTTCTCCGCTAGTTGGTATTTCGTACGCAATGGTATCGTGAACATAAAAGAAATGCGTCTTGCCATTCTCTGTACCTTTATCGGTTCTGCGATTGGTGCTGAGTTAGTGCAGCATATTGATGCGAGCTTATTGACGAGCATGATCCCCTTACTGCTTATCGCCATCTCTCTCTATTTCCTATTAGCACCCCAAACTAGAGCGTCTGAAGGTAAGCAAAAGATGTCTGAAGCCGTGTTTGCTTTGTGCATTGGTGGCGGTGTTGGTTTTTACGATGGCTTCTTTGGCCCAGGAACGGGTTCTATTTTCACCGTCTGTTTTGTCGCTATCGGCCATTTCTCTTTAGTGGATGCAACGGCACGTACTAAGGTTCTTAATTTCACTTCGAATATCGCAGCTTTAATCTTCTTTATTTTGGCTGGTTTGCCAATTTGGGAATTAGGGTTAGTGATGGCTGTTGGTGGCTTTATGGGCGCACAGCTTGGCGCTAAGGTCCTGGTGACAAAAGGGCAGAAATGGATTCGCCCCCTTGTGATCGTGATGTCGATGTTAATGGCGTCTAAACTGCTTTGGGAACAGCATCAACAATGGATTCTATCAGTATTTTAA
- the carB gene encoding carbamoyl-phosphate synthase large subunit has product MPKRTDIKSVLILGAGPIVIGQACEFDYSGAQACKALREEGYRVILVNSNPATIMTDPDMADATYIEPIQWEVVRNIIAKEKPDAVLPTMGGQTALNCALDLEKYGVLEEFGVEMIGATADAIDKAEDRSRFDKAMKSIGLECPTADTAKTMEEAYKVQEMVGFPCIIRPSFTMGGTGGGIAYNKEEFEEICRRGLDLSPTNELLIDESLIGWKEYEMEVVRDKNDNCIIVCAIENFDPMGIHTGDSITVAPAQTLTDKEYQLMRNASLAVLREIGVETGGSNVQFGINPKDGRMVIIEMNPRVSRSSALASKATGFPIAKIAAKLAVGFTLDELMNDITGGATPASFEPTIDYVVTKIPRFNFEKFAGANDRLTTQMKSVGEVMAIGRNQQESLQKALRGLEVGATGFDEMVDLDAPDALTTIRHELKEAGSDRIWYIADAFRAGMSVDGVFNLTQIDRWFLVQIEDIVKLEQELKAKGFAGLNKDELMKLKRKGFADARLSKILGVAESEIRRLRDQYDIHPVYKRVDTCAAEFSSDTAYMYSSYDDECESNPTDKEKIMILGGGPNRIGQGIEFDYCCVHASLALREDGYETIMVNCNPETVSTDYDTSDRLYFEPVTLEDVLAIVRVEKPKGVIVQYGGQTPLKLARELEAAGVPIIGTSPDAIDRAEDRERFQVAVDRLGLLQPENATVTTMEQAVEKSREIGFPLVVRPSYVLGGRAMEIVYDEQDLRRYFNEAVSVSNESPVLLDSFLDDAIEVDVDAICDGERVVIAGIMEHIEQAGVHSGDSACSLPAYTLSQEIQDVMREQVEKLAFELGVRGLMNTQFAVKNNEVYLIEVNPRAARTVPFVSKATGAAVAKIAARVMAGQSLESQGFTKEIIPPYYSVKEVVLPFNKFPGVDPLLGPEMRSTGEVMGVGATFAEAYSKAELGCGNIYPEGGRALLSVREGDKERVVDLASKLSKLGYQLDATHGTAVILGEAGINPRLVNKVHEGRPHILDRIKNNEYTYIVNTAAGRQAIEDSKVLRRGALAEKVNYTTTLNAAFATCMAHTADAKTSVTSVQELHAQVKASLA; this is encoded by the coding sequence ATGCCAAAACGTACTGACATTAAAAGTGTTCTAATTCTAGGTGCTGGTCCGATTGTTATCGGTCAAGCATGTGAGTTTGATTACTCTGGTGCTCAAGCTTGTAAAGCACTTCGCGAAGAAGGTTACCGAGTTATTCTTGTAAACTCGAACCCAGCGACAATCATGACTGACCCAGACATGGCTGATGCGACTTACATCGAACCTATCCAATGGGAAGTGGTTCGTAACATCATCGCTAAAGAGAAGCCAGATGCAGTTCTACCGACAATGGGCGGCCAAACTGCACTTAACTGTGCGTTAGATTTAGAAAAATACGGCGTACTTGAAGAGTTCGGCGTAGAGATGATTGGCGCAACGGCTGACGCTATCGATAAAGCTGAAGACCGCTCTCGTTTTGATAAAGCAATGAAATCGATTGGTCTTGAGTGTCCAACGGCTGATACAGCGAAAACGATGGAAGAAGCTTACAAAGTTCAAGAAATGGTTGGTTTCCCTTGTATCATTCGTCCATCGTTTACGATGGGTGGTACAGGCGGTGGTATCGCTTATAACAAAGAAGAATTTGAAGAAATCTGTCGTCGTGGTTTGGACCTATCTCCAACCAACGAACTTCTTATCGATGAATCACTTATCGGTTGGAAAGAGTACGAGATGGAAGTGGTTCGCGACAAGAACGACAACTGCATCATCGTATGTGCGATTGAAAACTTTGACCCAATGGGTATTCACACTGGTGACTCGATCACAGTGGCTCCTGCACAAACGCTGACAGACAAAGAATACCAACTAATGCGTAATGCATCTCTAGCAGTACTGCGTGAGATTGGTGTTGAAACAGGTGGTTCAAACGTACAGTTTGGTATCAACCCGAAAGATGGCCGTATGGTTATCATCGAGATGAACCCACGTGTATCTCGCTCTTCGGCACTAGCATCTAAAGCAACAGGTTTCCCAATCGCTAAGATTGCAGCGAAACTGGCTGTTGGCTTTACGCTAGACGAGCTAATGAATGACATCACTGGCGGCGCAACGCCAGCATCATTCGAACCAACAATCGATTACGTAGTAACTAAGATTCCTCGTTTTAACTTCGAGAAGTTTGCAGGTGCTAACGACCGTCTAACGACGCAAATGAAGTCGGTTGGTGAAGTTATGGCTATCGGCCGTAACCAACAAGAATCTCTACAGAAAGCACTTCGCGGTCTAGAAGTAGGCGCAACTGGTTTTGACGAAATGGTTGACCTAGATGCACCTGACGCTCTAACGACGATTCGCCATGAGCTTAAAGAAGCTGGTTCTGACCGTATTTGGTACATCGCAGACGCTTTCCGTGCTGGTATGTCAGTTGATGGTGTATTCAACCTAACGCAAATTGACCGCTGGTTCCTAGTTCAAATCGAAGACATCGTAAAACTAGAGCAAGAACTTAAAGCGAAAGGCTTTGCTGGTCTGAATAAAGACGAGCTAATGAAGCTTAAGCGTAAAGGTTTTGCTGATGCTCGCCTGTCTAAGATTCTAGGTGTGGCTGAAAGTGAAATTCGTCGTCTACGTGACCAATATGATATTCACCCAGTCTACAAGCGCGTAGATACGTGTGCGGCTGAGTTCTCTTCTGATACGGCTTACATGTACTCATCTTACGATGACGAATGTGAATCGAACCCAACAGACAAAGAGAAAATCATGATCTTAGGCGGCGGTCCAAACCGTATCGGCCAAGGTATTGAATTCGATTACTGTTGTGTACACGCATCTTTAGCACTACGTGAAGATGGCTACGAAACAATCATGGTTAACTGTAACCCTGAGACAGTTTCGACAGACTACGATACGTCTGACCGTCTGTACTTTGAACCAGTAACTCTGGAAGACGTACTCGCAATCGTTCGTGTTGAGAAGCCAAAAGGCGTTATCGTTCAGTACGGTGGTCAAACACCACTGAAACTGGCTCGTGAGCTTGAGGCTGCTGGCGTACCAATCATTGGTACTAGCCCAGACGCAATCGACCGTGCAGAAGACCGTGAGCGTTTCCAAGTTGCTGTTGACCGTCTTGGTCTTCTACAACCAGAAAACGCGACAGTTACAACAATGGAGCAAGCGGTAGAGAAATCTCGCGAAATCGGCTTCCCATTGGTTGTTCGTCCTTCTTATGTTCTTGGTGGTCGTGCGATGGAAATCGTATACGACGAGCAAGACTTACGTCGCTACTTCAACGAAGCAGTCAGTGTTTCAAACGAATCTCCAGTACTACTTGATAGCTTCCTAGATGATGCAATTGAAGTAGACGTTGATGCGATTTGTGACGGTGAGCGCGTTGTTATTGCGGGTATCATGGAGCACATCGAGCAAGCAGGTGTTCACTCAGGTGACTCAGCATGTTCTCTTCCTGCTTACACGCTAAGCCAAGAAATCCAAGACGTAATGCGTGAGCAAGTTGAAAAGCTAGCGTTCGAGTTGGGTGTTCGTGGTCTAATGAATACGCAGTTTGCTGTTAAGAACAACGAAGTGTACCTAATCGAAGTTAACCCTCGTGCAGCACGTACAGTACCGTTCGTATCGAAAGCAACAGGCGCAGCAGTCGCTAAGATTGCAGCTCGTGTTATGGCGGGTCAATCGCTAGAGTCTCAAGGCTTTACGAAAGAAATCATTCCACCATACTACTCAGTGAAAGAAGTTGTTCTTCCGTTCAACAAATTCCCTGGTGTTGACCCACTATTAGGCCCAGAAATGCGCTCTACTGGTGAGGTTATGGGTGTTGGTGCAACGTTTGCTGAAGCATACTCTAAAGCTGAATTGGGTTGTGGCAACATCTACCCAGAAGGCGGCCGTGCACTTCTTTCTGTTCGCGAAGGCGACAAAGAGCGCGTTGTTGACCTAGCATCTAAGCTATCTAAGCTTGGCTACCAACTAGACGCAACACACGGTACTGCGGTTATCCTTGGTGAAGCGGGTATCAACCCACGTCTAGTAAACAAGGTACACGAAGGTCGTCCTCACATTCTTGACCGTATCAAGAACAACGAGTACACGTACATCGTGAACACTGCTGCTGGCCGTCAAGCGATTGAAGATTCGAAAGTTCTTCGTCGTGGCGCATTGGCTGAGAAAGTGAACTACACGACTACGCTAAATGCTGCATTTGCGACTTGTATGGCGCACACTGCAGACGCGAAAACGTCAGTAACTTCAGTTCAAGAACTGCACGCACAGGTTAAAGCTTCTCTAGCTTAA
- the carA gene encoding glutamine-hydrolyzing carbamoyl-phosphate synthase small subunit: MKKSALLVLEDGTVFHGEAIGAVGSAVGEVVFNTSMTGYQEILTDPSYSQQIVTLTYPHIGNTGTNSEDEESSSIHAQGLVIRDLPLIASNFRNEQSLSDYLKSQNVVGIADIDTRKLTRILREKGAQNGCIVAGNNLDEALALAKAKEFPGLKGMDLAKEVTTKEAYQWKQGSWTLTGGLPEAKADSELPYHVVAYDFGAKRNILRMLVDRGCRLTVVPAETSAEEVLALNPDGVFLSNGPGDPEPCTYAIEATKVFLEKGLPIFGICLGHQILALASGAKTVKMKFGHHGANHPVKDLDRDVVMITSQNHGFAADEDTLPETLRATHKSLFDGSLQGIHRTDKPAFSFQGHPEASPGPEDAAPLFDHFIELINQSVANKQDKA, from the coding sequence TTGAAGAAGTCAGCACTACTCGTCCTAGAAGATGGGACAGTATTTCACGGTGAAGCCATTGGCGCTGTAGGTTCTGCAGTTGGTGAAGTCGTTTTTAATACCTCGATGACGGGGTACCAAGAAATCCTCACTGATCCTTCCTATTCTCAGCAAATCGTTACCCTTACTTACCCTCACATTGGCAATACCGGAACCAATTCCGAAGATGAAGAATCTTCTTCAATCCATGCTCAAGGCCTTGTGATTCGCGATCTCCCTCTAATCGCTTCTAATTTCCGTAATGAACAATCCCTTTCTGATTACCTTAAGTCGCAAAACGTTGTTGGTATCGCTGATATCGATACTCGTAAGCTGACGCGTATTCTTCGTGAAAAAGGTGCTCAAAACGGTTGTATCGTAGCGGGTAACAATTTAGACGAAGCTTTGGCTCTAGCTAAAGCAAAAGAATTCCCTGGCCTGAAAGGTATGGACCTTGCGAAAGAAGTTACAACAAAAGAAGCGTATCAATGGAAACAAGGTTCGTGGACGCTTACGGGTGGACTTCCTGAAGCGAAAGCAGACTCTGAATTGCCATACCACGTTGTTGCTTATGACTTCGGCGCAAAACGAAACATCTTACGAATGCTTGTTGACCGCGGCTGCCGCCTAACGGTTGTTCCTGCTGAAACTTCAGCAGAAGAAGTACTCGCTCTGAACCCTGATGGTGTTTTCCTTTCAAATGGCCCTGGTGACCCAGAACCATGTACTTACGCAATTGAAGCAACAAAAGTGTTCCTAGAAAAAGGTTTACCAATCTTTGGTATCTGTCTAGGTCACCAGATTCTTGCTCTTGCGTCAGGCGCTAAGACAGTGAAGATGAAGTTTGGTCACCACGGTGCAAACCACCCGGTTAAAGATTTAGATCGTGATGTTGTGATGATTACTTCACAAAACCACGGCTTTGCTGCTGACGAAGATACGCTTCCAGAGACATTACGAGCGACTCATAAGTCTCTATTTGATGGTTCTCTACAAGGTATCCATCGTACAGATAAGCCAGCATTTAGCTTCCAAGGTCACCCAGAAGCAAGCCCAGGTCCAGAAGATGCGGCACCGCTATTCGACCACTTCATTGAATTAATTAACCAGTCTGTTGCAAACAAACAAGACAAAGCGTAA
- a CDS encoding LysR family transcriptional regulator — protein sequence MLLEGIETLLVLSKAKTMSRTGSLLYISQSAVSKRIANLEKKLGKKLIEPSGRQIKLTPDAIALIESIGPAFNELRGLIYEQQELEDTTLITLDSSKSLIAGYLGEMMGQFIQQDKYITITTNHTPRIIERVQSGKATLGLCAGLLPPHHGLMTFHLFDEPFYIVSKSPLTELPPMVITNDMTNPANSYQLSVLEKFGIKPLMEMDAYTAAAQLALGGTGPALIPLSIVKTLNIEPQYLFSFAELKGLIRPIHICVRPNSYQSPRVKILIESIVDAVPKAV from the coding sequence ATGCTACTCGAAGGAATCGAAACTCTATTGGTTTTAAGTAAAGCAAAAACCATGAGCCGCACCGGCAGTTTGCTTTATATCAGCCAATCAGCGGTCAGCAAACGGATTGCTAATTTAGAGAAGAAGTTAGGCAAAAAACTCATAGAACCGAGTGGTCGACAGATCAAACTGACGCCAGATGCGATTGCATTAATCGAGAGTATCGGCCCTGCATTCAATGAGCTTCGCGGTCTTATTTATGAGCAGCAAGAGTTGGAAGATACCACTCTCATCACCTTAGATAGCTCTAAGTCGCTGATCGCGGGTTATCTAGGTGAGATGATGGGCCAATTTATCCAGCAAGATAAATACATCACCATTACCACCAACCATACCCCAAGAATCATAGAGCGAGTGCAATCTGGCAAGGCGACCTTAGGGTTGTGTGCTGGTTTACTGCCACCGCATCATGGGTTAATGACATTCCACCTGTTTGATGAGCCGTTTTACATAGTGAGTAAGTCACCATTAACGGAGCTTCCTCCAATGGTTATCACTAACGACATGACCAATCCGGCAAACTCGTATCAGTTATCTGTGCTTGAAAAGTTCGGCATCAAACCCTTGATGGAGATGGATGCCTACACCGCAGCAGCCCAGTTAGCGTTGGGTGGGACAGGGCCAGCGTTGATCCCGCTATCTATCGTAAAAACACTCAATATTGAACCTCAATACCTGTTTAGTTTTGCCGAATTGAAGGGATTGATTCGACCGATTCATATCTGTGTAAGGCCGAACAGCTATCAATCTCCACGAGTTAAAATACTGATAGAATCCATTGTTGATGCTGTTCCCAAAGCAGTTTAG
- the mutT gene encoding 8-oxo-dGTP diphosphatase MutT encodes MKRIHIVAGIIFNQDKSQVFITKRPDDKHKGGFWEFPGGKVEAGETIEQAMARELDEEIGIKVTEQSLFEHLEFDYSDKSLKFDFILVTDFEQQPYGKEGQQGEWVDLESLSQYAFPEANLPILERVIKEFS; translated from the coding sequence ATGAAAAGAATCCATATTGTCGCGGGTATTATCTTCAACCAAGATAAATCACAGGTCTTTATCACTAAACGCCCAGACGACAAGCACAAAGGCGGTTTCTGGGAATTCCCAGGTGGTAAAGTAGAAGCGGGCGAAACCATTGAGCAGGCGATGGCTCGTGAACTTGATGAAGAGATTGGCATCAAGGTGACAGAGCAGTCTCTGTTTGAGCACCTTGAATTTGATTACAGTGACAAGTCGCTTAAGTTTGATTTCATTCTTGTGACTGATTTCGAGCAACAGCCTTATGGTAAAGAAGGGCAACAAGGTGAATGGGTCGATCTTGAATCATTGAGCCAATACGCATTCCCTGAAGCGAATTTGCCCATTTTAGAGCGAGTAATAAAAGAGTTTTCGTAA
- the dapB gene encoding 4-hydroxy-tetrahydrodipicolinate reductase: MEIFAVVRIAIAGAAGRMGRNLVKAAHQNSEASVGAGSERPESSLVGVDVGELCGEGRFDVALVDDLSKAIEEFDVIVDFTAPVSTLANIELCKRHGKKLIIGTTGFSEEEKQVIDEASKEMPIVMAPNYSVGVNLVFKLLEKAAKVMGDYCDVEIVEAHHRHKVDAPSGTAIGMGEAIAGAMGNDLNDVAVWSREGITGERTKDEIGFATIRAGDIIGEHTAMFADIGERVEITHKATDRMTFANGAIKAAVWLNDKPAGFYTMTDVLGLNDL, from the coding sequence ATGGAGATATTCGCAGTGGTAAGAATTGCAATTGCAGGAGCAGCTGGCCGTATGGGTCGTAACTTGGTGAAAGCCGCTCACCAAAATTCAGAAGCAAGCGTTGGCGCTGGTTCAGAGCGCCCAGAGTCATCTTTGGTCGGTGTTGATGTTGGCGAGTTATGCGGTGAAGGCCGTTTTGATGTAGCTCTAGTCGATGACCTTTCGAAAGCGATTGAAGAGTTTGACGTGATCGTCGACTTTACCGCGCCTGTGAGCACATTAGCGAATATTGAACTTTGTAAACGTCACGGAAAGAAGCTAATTATCGGTACGACAGGTTTCTCTGAAGAAGAGAAACAGGTGATTGATGAGGCGTCAAAAGAGATGCCTATCGTAATGGCTCCTAACTACAGTGTTGGTGTAAACCTAGTATTTAAGCTGCTAGAAAAGGCCGCTAAAGTGATGGGCGATTATTGTGATGTTGAGATCGTTGAGGCTCACCATCGCCATAAAGTCGATGCGCCGTCAGGCACTGCGATTGGTATGGGCGAAGCGATTGCTGGTGCGATGGGCAATGATCTAAACGATGTCGCTGTATGGTCACGTGAAGGTATTACTGGCGAGCGTACCAAAGATGAGATCGGCTTTGCGACGATTCGTGCCGGTGACATCATTGGCGAGCATACCGCAATGTTTGCTGATATTGGTGAGCGCGTTGAAATTACCCATAAAGCAACGGATAGAATGACCTTTGCTAATGGTGCGATAAAGGCAGCTGTTTGGCTAAATGACAAGCCAGCAGGCTTTTATACCATGACGGATGTCCTTGGTTTGAATGACCTGTAA